In uncultured Campylobacter sp., a genomic segment contains:
- the cas2 gene encoding CRISPR-associated endonuclease Cas2, with amino-acid sequence MYAILFYDISSSDEKEKNNAAHVRKAVEKFLPRVQFSVFEGEIRASDLKKLMAILQKECASKLDSVVIYTFNSLKYSQRLVIGRDKNEAIFS; translated from the coding sequence ATGTACGCTATTTTATTTTACGATATTTCAAGCAGCGACGAAAAGGAGAAAAATAACGCCGCGCACGTCCGAAAGGCGGTCGAGAAGTTTCTGCCTCGCGTGCAATTCAGCGTTTTCGAGGGTGAAATCAGAGCGAGCGATCTTAAAAAATTAATGGCGATTTTGCAAAAAGAGTGCGCCAGCAAGCTTGATTCCGTGGTAATTTATACTTTTAATTCGCTAAAATATTCACAGCGCCTCGTCATCGGACGCGATAAAAACGAAGCAATATTCAGCTAA
- a CDS encoding CRISPR-associated endoribonuclease Cas6 has translation MLIINAKLPTKNLKITKSLSQLIQGFLYRYLPASEHVGYRHESSGKIFKRTVFDFILRGEDLRVRFASCEPEFERKIALAVLKDGLSLGEILFTQTTVEAKNHKICENEAIVQGYVACAVSGLLGHKVYLQPQDSRHLEMMKTNILQRFETIMGRKYDSEMELNLLWQKPGESVKFYYGNNREPVYAWQARWKILARAELINLILGTGAGSGCMNYGVGVLEVVKQDLIKVQISNPKKDNCLL, from the coding sequence ATGCTAATAATCAACGCAAAATTACCAACTAAAAATCTAAAAATCACAAAATCTCTCTCGCAGCTGATTCAGGGCTTTCTTTATCGCTATTTGCCGGCTTCAGAGCACGTAGGATACAGGCACGAATCAAGCGGTAAAATTTTTAAACGCACGGTGTTTGATTTTATCCTGCGAGGAGAGGATTTGCGCGTGCGATTTGCTTCATGCGAGCCGGAGTTTGAACGCAAAATCGCGCTAGCAGTGCTAAAAGACGGGCTAAGCTTGGGTGAAATTCTATTTACGCAAACTACCGTCGAAGCGAAAAATCATAAAATTTGCGAGAACGAAGCTATTGTGCAAGGCTACGTGGCGTGCGCAGTAAGCGGGCTTTTGGGACATAAGGTCTATTTACAGCCGCAAGATAGCAGGCATTTAGAGATGATGAAGACGAATATTTTACAGCGATTTGAAACGATTATGGGGCGAAAATATGATAGCGAAATGGAATTAAATTTATTATGGCAAAAGCCGGGTGAGTCTGTGAAATTCTATTACGGCAACAACCGCGAGCCGGTATACGCGTGGCAGGCAAGATGGAAAATTTTAGCTAGGGCTGAACTAATAAATTTGATCCTTGGCACGGGCGCTGGAAGTGGGTGCATGAACTACGGAGTAGGGGTTTTGGAGGTTGTAAAGCAAGACCTTATTAAAGTACAAATTTCTAATCCTAAAAAGGATAATTGCTTGCTTTGA
- a CDS encoding TM1802 family CRISPR-associated protein, with the protein MGDIVKIFSSIGEIYDKQKTKINNKSYEYDAIKIYLCDIKSKEISVNNNISRDDLIVCRFGIGANSGNLFPNVQFISKAVKDDTSKFIKGISKAIKNMLSCFNPDDIKNDKILTDLSSLNESFFDDILSEIVALQEESKKKGMKVATFFALSWEGRPISAYFKNIFTSHLSDSDNGKTVKIYGYDMLTNSMGIGGDANLAFCSVNELPTALQDIKVRLLPLNSANANLVKNGFMAIDKELSFNFYGDKMAVLPTLMVNDANLLEKIVEILKDPSEKKKDLQGIQNIEESINYELESVAKAQANMPVLNTILFYKKSNAAVNVLLQIDDVLPSYISKISDLMGKYNIRAIRRKDSKDQQDDTIYMQNLFLKNIDIMNFLLSQNRMNLDDIMEKYATLIYKGNINSSYASKIEWGFYFNRIKTYQNRSIESIEKYQNFFNEIGALNEKISFAREVNLQGLSDKKELISSILKNSEFLKDNEVLQSAYLLGMMSAGLINRQFAISKNSSFEKWLNNAGLITKELLERIWTKCDETNKKLSNVSRGKRSANIEIMRDILIGILPSAFLSQKRVKGAYVTLAFAMGGSDFTKYIKDNTQGDE; encoded by the coding sequence TTGGGCGATATAGTTAAAATTTTTTCTAGTATCGGCGAAATTTATGATAAACAGAAAACCAAAATTAACAACAAGAGCTACGAATACGATGCTATTAAAATTTATCTTTGTGATATTAAAAGTAAAGAAATATCGGTAAATAATAATATTTCAAGAGACGATTTAATAGTTTGTAGATTTGGCATAGGCGCGAATTCTGGCAATTTGTTCCCTAATGTCCAATTCATTAGCAAAGCCGTAAAAGACGATACTTCTAAATTTATAAAAGGAATTTCAAAAGCCATAAAAAATATGCTCTCTTGCTTCAATCCTGACGATATCAAAAATGATAAAATATTGACGGATTTATCTAGTTTAAACGAGAGCTTTTTTGATGATATTTTAAGTGAAATTGTAGCTCTACAAGAAGAGTCTAAGAAAAAGGGCATGAAAGTAGCTACTTTTTTTGCATTATCTTGGGAAGGTAGGCCGATTTCAGCGTATTTCAAAAATATTTTTACGAGTCATTTAAGTGATAGCGATAATGGTAAAACTGTCAAAATTTATGGTTATGATATGCTTACAAATAGTATGGGTATCGGCGGAGATGCGAATTTGGCGTTTTGTTCCGTAAATGAGCTACCGACTGCTTTACAAGACATTAAAGTTAGATTACTACCTCTAAATAGTGCTAATGCAAATTTGGTTAAAAACGGTTTTATGGCAATTGATAAGGAATTATCTTTTAATTTTTACGGGGATAAAATGGCGGTCTTACCGACGTTAATGGTAAATGATGCAAATTTATTAGAAAAAATAGTGGAAATTTTAAAAGATCCGAGCGAAAAGAAAAAAGATCTGCAAGGCATACAAAATATTGAAGAAAGTATTAATTATGAGTTGGAATCCGTAGCTAAAGCGCAAGCAAATATGCCCGTGCTAAATACAATTTTATTTTATAAAAAAAGCAATGCTGCGGTTAATGTATTATTGCAAATAGATGATGTATTGCCGTCTTATATTTCTAAAATTTCCGATTTAATGGGTAAATATAATATTAGGGCGATTAGGCGAAAAGATAGTAAAGATCAACAAGATGATACTATTTACATGCAAAATTTATTTCTTAAAAACATCGACATTATGAATTTTTTATTATCGCAAAATAGGATGAATTTGGACGATATAATGGAAAAATATGCTACTTTGATTTATAAAGGCAATATTAACTCTAGCTATGCGTCAAAAATAGAATGGGGATTTTATTTTAATCGCATTAAGACATATCAAAATAGAAGTATAGAAAGTATCGAAAAATATCAAAATTTCTTTAATGAAATAGGTGCTTTAAATGAAAAAATATCATTTGCAAGGGAGGTTAATTTGCAAGGCTTAAGCGATAAAAAAGAGCTAATAAGCTCGATTTTGAAAAATAGCGAATTTCTAAAAGATAATGAAGTATTGCAGAGTGCATATTTGCTAGGAATGATGTCCGCAGGGTTGATAAATCGTCAATTTGCTATTAGCAAAAATAGTTCATTCGAAAAATGGCTGAATAATGCGGGACTAATTACGAAAGAGCTTTTAGAACGGATTTGGACCAAGTGCGATGAAACCAATAAAAAACTCTCCAATGTATCGCGAGGAAAAAGAAGCGCTAATATAGAAATCATGCGCGATATTTTGATTGGAATTTTACCAAGTGCGTTTTTATCTCAAAAGCGAGTTAAGGGCGCTTATGTAACGCTAGCTTTTGCTATGGGCGGAAGTGATTTTACGAAATATATTAAAGATAACACTCAAGGAGACGAGTAA
- the cas1 gene encoding CRISPR-associated endonuclease Cas1, translated as MQKSDRTHFILSPGRLRRKDNNLYFDKFNDEGGILTSKILPINAIDEIYILARVELDTYAMAFLADNNILLHIFSAYQSFRGSFFPNTSNSVNKSGFVLLAQLRAFDDLSKRLFIAREITRARILNAAINCKVYGVSLDTAPHLDALARACDMAAVMAVEGSFAKQYFAAWNEIIEDQRSFKFTTRSKRPPADKINALISYVNTRIYNICLSEIYKTELDPRIGFLHEPNYRALSLHLDLAEIFKPILGDRLIFGMLNKREITAKDFETDAGRIRFGREAVQKIELKIIEKLSSCANVAGQSLTWRQIIRREANQIKKYVCEGVPYEGLVWR; from the coding sequence ATGCAAAAATCGGATCGCACGCATTTTATTTTAAGCCCAGGCCGATTGCGCCGCAAAGATAATAATCTATACTTCGATAAATTTAACGACGAGGGAGGAATTCTAACTAGTAAAATTTTGCCGATTAACGCAATTGATGAAATTTATATTTTGGCGCGGGTAGAGCTTGATACCTATGCTATGGCGTTTTTGGCTGATAATAACATTTTGCTGCATATTTTTAGCGCCTATCAGAGCTTTCGCGGCAGTTTTTTTCCGAATACTTCAAATTCCGTAAACAAAAGTGGCTTTGTGCTTTTGGCGCAGCTGCGGGCTTTTGACGATCTTTCTAAGCGCCTTTTTATCGCTCGCGAAATTACTCGCGCTCGCATCTTAAATGCAGCCATTAATTGCAAGGTTTACGGCGTCTCGCTCGATACTGCGCCGCATCTGGATGCTCTAGCGCGCGCCTGCGACATGGCAGCGGTAATGGCGGTGGAAGGCAGCTTTGCCAAGCAATATTTCGCAGCTTGGAACGAAATCATCGAGGATCAGCGCAGTTTTAAATTTACGACGCGCTCCAAACGCCCGCCGGCGGATAAAATTAATGCCCTCATTAGCTATGTAAATACGCGCATTTATAACATCTGCCTCAGCGAAATTTACAAAACCGAGCTTGATCCGCGCATCGGCTTTTTACACGAGCCAAACTACCGCGCGTTAAGCCTACATCTAGATCTTGCAGAGATTTTTAAGCCTATTTTAGGCGATAGGTTAATTTTTGGAATGTTAAATAAACGCGAGATTACGGCAAAAGATTTTGAAACGGATGCGGGGCGTATTAGATTCGGTCGAGAAGCGGTGCAAAAGATCGAACTAAAAATAATTGAGAAACTATCATCTTGCGCGAACGTAGCGGGACAGAGCTTAACCTGGCGTCAAATCATCCGTCGCGAGGCCAATCAGATTAAAAAATACGTCTGTGAAGGCGTGCCTTACGAGGGGTTGGTATGGCGGTAG
- a CDS encoding CRISPR-associated protein Cas4 produces MFCKDQITGTLVNYYIICKREAWLYGHNIHANQEDENMLMGKALADIKENGLQEFAFSNLKFDKLSKQRGHYLITEYKKSLKNPEAGKMQLLFYIYLLKMGLNLKEVKGKLISGKTVIAIEDNAENFTKIETILNGITALVNEPKPPKFSPQKICESCAYCDYCI; encoded by the coding sequence ATGTTTTGCAAAGACCAAATCACCGGCACGCTTGTGAATTATTACATCATCTGTAAGCGTGAGGCGTGGCTTTACGGACACAATATTCACGCCAATCAGGAAGATGAAAACATGCTAATGGGCAAGGCGCTAGCAGACATCAAAGAGAACGGTTTGCAGGAATTCGCATTTTCAAATTTGAAATTTGACAAGCTTTCTAAGCAGCGCGGACATTATCTCATCACCGAATATAAAAAGAGCCTAAAAAATCCAGAAGCAGGCAAGATGCAGCTACTTTTTTATATCTATCTTTTAAAAATGGGCTTAAATTTAAAAGAGGTGAAAGGCAAGCTAATTAGCGGCAAAACCGTCATAGCCATTGAGGATAACGCCGAAAATTTCACTAAAATTGAAACAATTCTAAACGGCATTACCGCCCTTGTGAACGAGCCAAAGCCGCCTAAATTTAGCCCGCAAAAGATTTGCGAGAGTTGCGCTTATTGTGATTATTGCATTTAG
- the cas5 gene encoding CRISPR-associated protein Cas5, translating to MDIIAFELSGDYAHFSHPATIYSSLTYPVPPKTAVMGLLGSIIGEMNYFKLNDIGYSVILSSQFRKKTMIFNGIKFALSSNMHIEQGYQDSSEKKQFYKELIKDPRYVIFVDLSALNASYKEKIIDSLKAHRCVFTPYLGINFCIADFKYIEIKNCELVHEKESFIDTFVLMDDFIFDAQSFDIRLTTARMACGCEEGRIFKDFKDFVIKLSGNSQIKAKNRGNIYQINDYKVYFAK from the coding sequence ATGGATATAATAGCTTTTGAGCTATCGGGAGATTATGCGCATTTTTCTCATCCGGCTACTATCTACTCGTCTCTTACATACCCGGTGCCGCCAAAGACTGCCGTCATGGGGCTTTTGGGATCGATTATAGGTGAAATGAATTATTTTAAACTTAACGATATAGGTTATAGCGTTATTTTAAGTTCGCAATTTCGCAAAAAAACTATGATTTTTAACGGTATAAAATTTGCTCTATCGTCAAATATGCATATCGAACAAGGCTATCAAGATTCTAGCGAGAAAAAGCAGTTTTATAAAGAGCTAATAAAAGATCCTAGATATGTCATATTCGTTGATTTAAGTGCTTTAAATGCTTCTTATAAAGAAAAGATAATCGACAGCTTAAAAGCTCATAGATGTGTCTTTACGCCATATTTAGGTATAAATTTTTGTATAGCGGATTTTAAATATATCGAGATAAAAAATTGTGAATTGGTGCATGAAAAGGAAAGTTTTATAGATACGTTCGTTTTGATGGACGATTTTATATTTGATGCACAAAGCTTTGATATCAGACTTACTACGGCTAGAATGGCTTGCGGATGCGAAGAGGGTCGAATTTTTAAGGATTTTAAAGATTTCGTTATTAAGTTAAGCGGCAATAGTCAAATCAAAGCAAAGAATAGAGGAAATATTTATCAAATAAATGACTACAAGGTCTACTTTGCAAAGTGA
- the cas7b gene encoding type I-B CRISPR-associated protein Cas7/Csh2, which produces MKKKEILFLWDGENFNPNGDMLRDNAPRIDDETGIAEVTDVRIKRTIRDEIMKKDESTIFIKEYKRDENILDCKSAIREVINVKQEKIEIEKEILSKFIDIRAFGGVLPISDKDEMKKEGIKTAGIQFVGPIQFRMSRSLHRVAVEHIKGTGAFASGSDKANKTFREEDFLNYAMFATYGIVDNHSAKITNLSEDDVKVILGALWSGTKNLITRTKMGQMPRFMLVITYKNDTFAGDLNNCVAINSSKEDVEIRSINDFTIDFSRLKAKLTRYAQEIEKIEYMSDFDFEQNNRSQFDSNWIKIGF; this is translated from the coding sequence ATGAAAAAGAAGGAAATTCTATTTCTTTGGGACGGCGAAAATTTTAATCCAAACGGCGATATGCTAAGAGATAACGCTCCTAGGATAGACGATGAGACGGGTATAGCAGAAGTTACTGATGTACGTATAAAGCGAACAATTAGAGATGAAATTATGAAAAAAGACGAAAGTACGATTTTCATTAAAGAGTATAAAAGAGATGAAAATATCTTAGATTGCAAAAGCGCGATACGTGAAGTAATTAACGTTAAGCAAGAAAAAATCGAGATAGAAAAAGAAATTTTATCTAAATTTATTGATATTCGCGCATTTGGTGGAGTTTTGCCGATATCGGATAAAGACGAGATGAAAAAAGAAGGCATAAAAACAGCCGGAATTCAATTTGTCGGACCCATTCAGTTTAGAATGAGCAGATCACTTCATAGAGTTGCGGTAGAGCATATAAAAGGCACCGGCGCATTTGCAAGCGGTAGCGATAAGGCAAATAAAACGTTTAGAGAAGAAGATTTTTTAAATTATGCAATGTTTGCAACTTACGGAATAGTGGATAATCATAGTGCAAAGATTACAAATTTAAGTGAAGATGATGTAAAAGTGATTTTAGGCGCGCTCTGGAGCGGGACTAAAAATTTAATTACTCGCACGAAAATGGGTCAAATGCCTAGATTTATGCTAGTAATTACATATAAAAATGATACTTTCGCTGGAGATTTAAATAACTGTGTGGCTATAAATAGTAGCAAAGAAGATGTGGAGATAAGAAGTATAAATGATTTTACAATTGATTTTTCTAGATTAAAAGCTAAACTTACTAGATACGCGCAAGAGATCGAAAAAATAGAGTATATGAGCGATTTTGACTTCGAGCAAAATAACAGATCACAATTTGATAGTAATTGGATAAAAATAGGATTTTAA
- the cas3 gene encoding CRISPR-associated helicase Cas3' produces MLAEADSRLLQCVKIYHDIAKLKTNFQIYIKNPTEKIADKNHALLSAYIFLLNSEFNELDTAFGFLSIVSHHGNVENFCELTTQNKNFGKYFESSKELGFWDEVLYKALGLEIYKDIKRDKNELLIKAKHLREYFKFAKKKFDYDDFLNFKDIFSSLIYSDKYEAIFNQRIPVSKPANSNTIEKYIKALENRKPNAKRSEFRKFVLNNFDVNHNLFTLTAPTGYGKTLTALNFAAKFNKERIIYVLPFTAIIDQVYNEIKEIFKDDKNILIHKIHHKTTIDESTPQDRYSKVKFLMDSFSGDINVTTLYQFIFALFGNKNKDSVKFNRLKNSVIIIDEAQAVPYKFRADFMKLCEMMAERFGCIFIFMSATMPIVDATKFKEISNLDYFKDQNRYVLKWFDGDESALKDKIRQLAKSKNTLVVVNTIKKAQELFLEFYDEFKVFCLNGYMCDDHKRKNIENIKDAIAKNKSGHGDPILLISTQSIEAGVDLDFDVGFREIAPISSIIQTAGRINRNFAALGELYVFNDIRDYSDLIYGDLKRISDNILVKILKQRDIIESEILDISTRYFSAIKQSLESLFLAEQMRELGFYDINEKISEAMDDRLKILVIIEPKEDYIKEFQNEIFEINRLDMDKFNKKDIFTNTIKKINRFGVNITEFDAKRLNIKRIDGLKDVYYLPFGDTSYNNNFGIKKDAALNLKNEFFD; encoded by the coding sequence ATGCTTGCTGAAGCGGATAGTAGGCTTTTGCAATGCGTTAAAATTTATCACGATATAGCCAAGCTAAAAACTAATTTTCAAATTTATATCAAAAATCCTACCGAAAAAATTGCAGATAAAAATCATGCTTTATTATCCGCTTACATATTTTTACTAAATTCAGAATTTAATGAGCTAGATACGGCTTTTGGGTTTTTATCCATCGTATCACACCATGGAAATGTAGAAAATTTTTGCGAGCTTACAACGCAAAATAAAAATTTCGGCAAATATTTTGAGAGCTCGAAGGAACTAGGTTTTTGGGATGAAGTCTTATATAAAGCTTTAGGTTTAGAAATTTACAAAGATATTAAAAGGGATAAAAATGAGCTTTTAATTAAAGCTAAACATTTAAGAGAATACTTCAAATTTGCGAAAAAGAAGTTTGATTACGATGACTTTTTAAATTTCAAAGACATATTTTCGTCGCTTATTTATAGTGATAAATATGAAGCTATTTTTAATCAAAGAATTCCTGTTTCTAAACCGGCGAATTCTAATACGATCGAAAAATATATCAAAGCCCTGGAAAATCGTAAGCCAAATGCGAAAAGAAGCGAGTTTAGAAAATTCGTTTTAAATAATTTCGATGTAAATCATAATCTTTTTACTTTAACCGCGCCTACTGGCTACGGCAAGACTTTGACTGCGCTAAATTTTGCCGCTAAATTTAATAAAGAACGTATTATTTATGTGCTGCCGTTTACGGCTATCATAGATCAAGTTTATAATGAGATAAAAGAGATTTTCAAAGACGATAAAAATATATTAATTCATAAAATTCATCACAAAACTACGATAGATGAAAGCACTCCGCAAGATCGCTATTCTAAAGTTAAATTTTTGATGGATTCCTTTAGCGGAGATATTAACGTAACTACGCTATATCAATTTATATTTGCACTCTTTGGAAACAAAAATAAAGATAGCGTAAAATTTAACCGATTAAAAAATAGTGTAATAATAATCGATGAGGCGCAGGCGGTACCGTATAAGTTCAGGGCAGATTTTATGAAACTTTGCGAGATGATGGCGGAAAGATTTGGCTGTATTTTTATCTTTATGTCCGCCACGATGCCTATTGTTGATGCGACTAAATTTAAAGAAATTTCAAATTTAGATTATTTCAAAGATCAAAATAGATACGTTTTAAAGTGGTTTGATGGTGACGAGAGTGCTTTAAAAGACAAGATTAGACAATTAGCAAAAAGCAAAAATACACTAGTCGTCGTAAATACCATTAAAAAAGCGCAAGAGCTATTTTTGGAATTTTACGATGAATTTAAAGTTTTTTGCCTAAACGGATATATGTGCGACGATCACAAACGAAAAAATATCGAAAATATAAAAGATGCAATTGCAAAAAATAAAAGTGGGCACGGTGATCCGATCTTGCTAATTTCTACACAGTCTATCGAAGCTGGCGTGGATTTGGATTTTGATGTTGGATTTAGAGAGATAGCGCCCATTAGCTCGATTATCCAAACTGCCGGTCGTATAAATAGAAATTTCGCAGCTCTGGGAGAATTATACGTATTTAACGATATTCGCGACTATTCCGATCTCATTTACGGTGATTTAAAACGCATTAGCGATAATATTTTGGTAAAAATTCTAAAGCAAAGGGATATCATCGAAAGCGAAATTTTAGATATTTCCACTAGGTATTTCAGCGCCATAAAGCAAAGCCTAGAGAGCTTATTTTTAGCGGAGCAGATGCGAGAGCTCGGATTTTACGATATAAACGAAAAGATTAGCGAGGCGATGGATGATAGGCTTAAAATTTTAGTAATAATTGAGCCAAAAGAAGATTATATTAAAGAATTTCAAAATGAAATTTTTGAAATCAATAGGCTTGATATGGACAAATTTAATAAGAAAGATATATTTACGAATACTATTAAGAAAATTAATAGATTTGGTGTAAATATCACAGAATTTGATGCAAAGCGTTTAAATATAAAGCGTATTGATGGGCTAAAAGATGTCTATTATTTACCATTCGGCGATACTTCATACAATAATAATTTCGGGATTAAAAAGGATGCCGCCTTAAATCTCAAGAATGAGTTTTTCGACTAA